One window of Trifolium pratense cultivar HEN17-A07 linkage group LG5, ARS_RC_1.1, whole genome shotgun sequence genomic DNA carries:
- the LOC123886423 gene encoding uncharacterized protein LOC123886423: MSSSQTPSPSTNDKTLPPQTTISPSYDSLPQQITIAYPLTTIFPEETTKRKKISAKKPTPTKTTSRAASASKTGKKSKSKSTLKAVHTMRELYLDNPATANVDVNVEASDSSKKNLSSELDLTETLGLEKPRSAEKLGETSLENPDVVVDDIGANSKANLVSEMTVDENAGSGIDAADDATASEAHVDISASIVPDSPNSPVVPVNEKGTETTIPADVITQDEGKTASMPDTSEANVIDVESLQFKSTPRAGITRRLRSNTGKDIATPSEATKTTIGPKKRWSKVTVPSKSKKKIVKRKTVSSSDSDYEEDQDAGASPEASPLRSAKRKRMAPNVPSVPIDNVSFHCVENVNRWKFVVKRRIAIERNLNEEFLKCEDIMNLIEQAGLMKTVSELGKCYEKLTREFLVNIPSDCDDPLSPEYLKVYVRGKCVDFSPVVINEYLGRSTAPAAELETSMNEICRTITGDKVKAWPRAGKLSAAKLTTKYALLNKIGAANWVPTTHSNSVATGLAKLIYAIGTGTVFDYGTHIFNATILHGSSTAVKMPIAFPTLICGIILSQHPDICTNSDVPVSRPSALTMDFRLLEGKHAADIAVASLKPPAVGMTKRQMIANLREVSNMLGEKKELVDGVIQALELEQSQTNEDGVGPSHGASHDDDLAGGDTVEEEMASDESPSI; encoded by the coding sequence ATGTCAAGCTCTCAAACTCCATCTCCTTCCACGAACGACAAAACTCTTCCACCACAAACCACCATATCACCCTCATACGATTCTCTCCCTCAACAAATCACCATCGCTTATCCTCTCACTACCATTTTTCCTGAGGAAACAAcaaagagaaagaagatttCAGCGAAGAAGCCAACGCCAACGAAAACTACTTCGCGTGCCGCATCTGCTTCAAAAACGGGTAAGAAATCAAAATCTAAATCTACTCTTAAAGCGGTTCATACAATGCGTGAATTGTATCTTGACAATCCTGCTACTGCAAATGTTGATGTAAATGTTGAAGCATCTGATTCTAGTAAGAAGAATTTAAGCTCGGAATTGGATTTAACTGAAACCCTAGGATTAGAAAAACCTAGGTCTGCTGAGAAATTGGGGGAAACCTCCTTGGAAAACcctgatgttgttgttgatgatattgGCGCTAACTCTAAGGCCAATCTTGTGTCTGAGATGACAGTTGATGAGAATGCAGGTTCTGGGATAGATGCTGCagatgatgctacagcatctgaAGCACATGTTGATATTAGTGCCTCTATAGTCCCTGATTCACCAAACTCTCCTGTGGTTCCTGTTAATGAAAAAGGTACTGAAACCACCATCCCTGCTGATGTCATTACTCAGGATGAGGGTAAAACTGCAAGTATGCCTGATACAAGTGAGGCAAATGTAATTGATGTTGAAAGCCTCCAATTCAAGAGTACTCCTAGGGCTGGTATAACTAGGAGGCTGAGAAGTAATACAGGAAAGGATATAGCTACTCCTTCTGAAGCCACCAAAACTACAATTGGGCCTAAGAAACGGTGGAGCAAAGTCACTGTACCCTCTAAAAGTAAGAAGAAGATTGTGAAGAGAAAAACTGTCTCTTCTAGTGACTCTGATTATGAGGAAGATCAAGATGCTGGAGCATCTCCTGAAGCATCTCCTCTGAGATCTGCCAAGAGAAAGAGAATGGCACCTAATGTTCCATCTGTACCAATTGACAATGTCTCCTTCCACTGTGTTGAAAATGTTAACAGGTGGAAATTTGTGGTGAAAAGAAGAATAGCCATTGAAAGGAACCTTAATGAGGAATTCTTGAAATGTGAAGATATTATGAATCTAATTGAGCAAGCAGGGCTAATGAAAACTGTGTCTGAACTGGGAAAATGCTATGAAAAGCTGACAAGAGAATTCTTGGTGAACATCCCATCTGACTGTGATGATCCTTTAAGCCCTGAATACTTAAAGGTGTATGTGAGGGGCAAATGTGTGGATTTCTCACCAGTTGTCATCAACGAATATCTGGGAAGAAGTACTGCTCCTGCAGCTGAATTAGAGACATCTATGAATGAGATATGCAGGACCATCACTGGCGACAAAGTGAAAGCATGGCCAAGGGCTGGCAAACTTTCTGCTGCTAAATTAACCACAAAATATGCTCTGCTAAACAAAATTGGTGCAGCAAACTGGGTCCCCACTACACACTCCAACAGTGTAGCTACAGGTTTGGCCAAGTTGATCTATGCCATAGGCACTGGTACTGTTTTTGATTATGGCACCCATATTTTTAATGCAACAATTCTCCATGGCTCTTCTACTGCTGTAAAAATGCCAATAGCCTTTCCCACTCTGATCTGTGGTATTATCTTGTCTCAACATCCTGACATCTGCACTAACTCTGATGTGCCTGTCTCTAGACCCTCAGCTTTAACCATGGATTTTAGATTATTGGAAGGAAAACATGCTGCAGACATTGCTGTAGCATCTTTGAAGCCACCAGCTGTAGGTATGACCAAGAGACAGATGATTGCTAATCTCAGGGAGGTTAGTAATATGCTAGGTGAGAAAAAGGAGCTGGTAGATGGTGTAATCCAAGCCTTGGAGCTTGAGCAGTCACAGACAAATGAGGATGGAGTTGGTCCTTCCCATGGCGCTTcccatgatgatgatcttgcAGGTGGTGACACTGTTGAAGAGGAGATGGCCTCTGATGAAAGCCCCTCCATATGA